From Enterococcus wangshanyuanii, the proteins below share one genomic window:
- a CDS encoding sensor histidine kinase — MRSSQQKEELGISLKKKTRKISTTLTLTFSLIIIASFFVMFIFNTMIVPYYYNAKMEHKVTSVMEMIQQSSSSEEQLERLENEHQVTITTQPIDGASLDDFNEALTLNLNRKKVALNRFWVTQETLDQLRQTARPIQRSFDQGKQKSSFLVEMMVIDDTFYLVGVSTVNFSETAALINSFNLISLSLTLILIIFLIYVSVRKITDPLVELKKVAEEITALTFVTTENIPANEIGELAVSINKMSHALATYQKNLLAKNDQLKQFTADLTHELKTPIALIKAYGSGIEDGLDDGTYLTIILQQAQRLNEIVDQMLDYAKLEQQQTLQKVPIQLSEIWQQTLRDQESLLEKEMILLLEAQTDTSMSLIEADPLLIKRTFDNLLTNSIKYTTDKEIQVSWRETNDFIEFSISNQTSLPSDFDIEKLWEAFYVHEKSRNKNLSGTGLGLSIVQSIMNEHGFDIEARLVHKTLIFNLHFNKKAKAAFFDERVV, encoded by the coding sequence ATGAGATCATCACAACAAAAAGAGGAGTTGGGTATCTCATTGAAAAAGAAAACTAGAAAAATCAGTACAACACTGACTCTCACTTTTTCGTTGATCATCATTGCCAGTTTTTTTGTCATGTTTATTTTCAATACGATGATCGTTCCTTATTACTATAACGCTAAAATGGAGCATAAAGTAACTTCTGTCATGGAAATGATTCAGCAATCTTCTTCTAGTGAAGAACAACTGGAGCGCCTTGAAAACGAGCATCAAGTGACGATAACTACACAACCGATCGACGGAGCCTCACTTGACGACTTCAATGAAGCTTTGACACTGAACTTAAATAGAAAAAAAGTCGCTTTGAACCGCTTTTGGGTCACCCAGGAGACTTTAGATCAGCTGCGTCAAACGGCTCGACCGATCCAAAGAAGCTTTGATCAAGGAAAACAAAAATCTAGTTTTCTCGTTGAAATGATGGTGATCGATGACACGTTCTATTTGGTTGGCGTTTCTACCGTTAATTTTTCTGAAACAGCAGCCTTGATCAATAGCTTTAACTTGATTTCACTGAGTCTTACGTTGATTTTGATCATCTTTTTGATTTATGTTTCTGTTAGAAAAATTACTGACCCACTGGTTGAGTTAAAAAAAGTAGCTGAAGAGATCACCGCTTTGACCTTTGTAACTACTGAAAATATTCCTGCAAATGAAATTGGTGAGCTAGCGGTCAGTATCAACAAAATGAGTCACGCTTTGGCAACGTATCAAAAGAATCTACTTGCAAAAAATGACCAATTAAAGCAATTCACAGCTGATTTGACCCATGAATTGAAAACACCGATTGCCTTGATCAAAGCTTATGGCTCAGGCATCGAAGATGGTTTAGACGATGGCACCTATTTGACGATCATCCTCCAGCAAGCCCAACGATTAAATGAGATCGTTGACCAAATGCTTGATTATGCAAAATTAGAACAGCAACAAACACTACAAAAAGTGCCCATCCAATTGTCAGAGATTTGGCAGCAAACATTACGAGATCAAGAATCCTTACTGGAAAAAGAGATGATTTTACTATTGGAAGCCCAAACAGATACATCAATGTCCCTGATTGAAGCTGACCCTTTATTGATCAAGCGTACGTTTGACAATTTATTGACCAACAGCATCAAGTATACAACAGATAAAGAAATCCAAGTCAGCTGGCGGGAAACGAATGACTTTATTGAATTTTCGATCAGTAATCAAACCTCCTTACCTTCAGACTTTGATATTGAAAAACTGTGGGAAGCATTTTATGTTCATGAAAAATCTCGCAATAAAAATCTGTCAGGCACGGGACTAGGCTTATCGATCGTTCAATCGATCATGAATGAACATGGCTTTGACATCGAAGCACGACTCGTTCATAAAACGTTGATTTTCAATTTGCATTTCAATAAAAAAGCGAAAGCTGCCTTTTTTGATGAAAGAGTAGTATAA
- a CDS encoding rhodanese-like domain-containing protein: MYKSMMIDEFEQLQKRNQLEIIDVREVDEYQSSHINEAKNMPLSTLQETAETLDKAQEYYIICHSGGRSQMASEYFASLGYNVTNVMGGMSAWRGDVTRGM; the protein is encoded by the coding sequence ATGTATAAGTCAATGATGATCGATGAGTTTGAACAATTACAGAAAAGAAATCAATTAGAAATTATTGATGTGCGAGAAGTGGACGAATATCAGTCTAGTCATATCAATGAAGCAAAAAACATGCCTTTGAGCACCCTGCAGGAGACCGCTGAGACGTTGGACAAAGCGCAAGAATATTATATTATTTGCCATTCTGGCGGACGCTCTCAAATGGCTAGTGAATATTTTGCTTCATTAGGGTATAATGTAACGAATGTGATGGGCGGAATGTCCGCTTGGAGAGGAGACGTTACTCGTGGGATGTGA
- a CDS encoding DUF1697 domain-containing protein — translation MPQYIALLRGVNVGGKNRVVMTELRESFEQHGFTQVKTYLNSGNVIFSTEKKESEMITKECEMLIERMTGLHIPVTIVSGEAWLEAVKHAPKWWNTDKESKHNAIFIISPTTTAEVMLSVGEAKPEYEQVDHHERVIFWSAPLKTFSRTRWSKIVSSAYYDRITIRNANTVMKIAELIKKEK, via the coding sequence ATGCCACAATATATTGCTTTATTGCGCGGTGTAAATGTCGGAGGGAAAAATCGTGTGGTGATGACCGAATTAAGGGAGTCATTTGAGCAGCATGGATTTACACAAGTCAAAACGTATTTAAATAGCGGGAATGTCATTTTTTCAACGGAGAAAAAGGAATCAGAAATGATTACTAAAGAGTGTGAAATGCTGATTGAAAGGATGACAGGGCTGCATATTCCTGTGACGATCGTTTCTGGTGAAGCGTGGCTGGAAGCGGTCAAGCATGCGCCAAAATGGTGGAATACAGACAAGGAATCAAAACATAATGCAATTTTTATTATTTCGCCAACGACAACAGCTGAGGTCATGCTTTCTGTTGGAGAAGCAAAACCGGAGTACGAGCAGGTCGATCATCATGAACGAGTGATTTTTTGGTCAGCACCATTAAAAACATTTTCGAGAACCCGCTGGTCAAAGATCGTCAGCTCAGCGTACTATGATCGAATCACGATCAGAAATGCCAATACAGTTATGAAAATAGCGGAGCTGATCAAAAAAGAAAAATGA
- a CDS encoding LPXTG cell wall anchor domain-containing protein translates to MFKKYFIIALAIFLTGFWAIAAEAETIIVTPSHIIKDQKDYYLDGHTWYNDGKPINSDSLFSTEESSAVESTTTESTTETTTIEASDSTKETTTETTSSLSAASVEKETSVPSSTAIGIETSTTTSVESSIENEQTSASNKESSTDVNEPLVKTSKVERIEAPSNNPTSSSNNTSMSNRLPETGEKSPIVISFLGIVLIGCAIFLFNRRI, encoded by the coding sequence ATGTTTAAAAAATATTTTATTATCGCTTTAGCTATTTTTTTGACAGGATTTTGGGCAATAGCAGCAGAAGCAGAAACGATCATTGTTACACCAAGCCATATCATTAAAGATCAAAAAGACTATTATTTAGATGGGCATACTTGGTATAACGATGGTAAACCAATAAATTCTGATAGTCTATTTTCGACAGAAGAAAGTTCGGCGGTCGAATCGACTACTACGGAATCGACTACAGAGACAACGACCATTGAAGCTTCAGATAGCACGAAAGAAACGACCACAGAGACGACAAGCTCACTATCCGCTGCCAGCGTAGAAAAAGAGACAAGTGTGCCTTCCTCGACTGCTATTGGCATAGAGACTTCAACAACGACCAGCGTTGAATCATCTATCGAAAATGAACAGACAAGTGCTAGTAACAAAGAAAGTTCAACTGACGTTAATGAACCATTAGTAAAAACGAGCAAAGTTGAGAGAATAGAAGCACCAAGCAACAATCCAACCAGTTCTTCAAACAATACATCAATGTCTAATAGATTACCTGAGACCGGTGAAAAAAGTCCAATAGTCATCAGTTTTCTAGGAATTGTTCTGATTGGGTGTGCTATTTTTTTGTTTAATCGACGTATATGA
- a CDS encoding glycoside hydrolase family 73 protein: MNQRILIKRNILPLLLILLLSIASIFLIFNNEEQPIQDEATAYQQIFIDEIAAEAKILQKQTHLFASITIAQAILESDWGRSDLAIEANNLFGIKGAFNEQSSIMPTEEFIDGEQITIDDSFKKYTTIQESMVDHMEFLNGGTYESIKTSKNYREAAIALQNGGYATDPEYAEKLIALIEEFRLDKFDK, encoded by the coding sequence ATGAATCAAAGAATCCTTATCAAACGAAATATTTTACCGCTATTATTGATTTTACTTCTTTCAATTGCGAGTATTTTCTTAATTTTTAATAACGAAGAACAACCCATTCAAGATGAAGCCACTGCGTATCAACAGATTTTTATCGATGAAATCGCGGCTGAAGCCAAAATCTTACAAAAACAAACGCATCTATTTGCCAGCATCACGATCGCTCAAGCCATTTTGGAATCTGATTGGGGACGTAGTGATCTAGCAATTGAAGCGAATAATCTTTTCGGGATCAAAGGTGCATTCAACGAGCAGTCTAGTATTATGCCCACCGAAGAATTCATTGATGGTGAACAAATTACGATCGATGATTCATTTAAGAAATACACAACGATCCAAGAATCAATGGTCGATCATATGGAATTTTTAAATGGCGGAACGTACGAGTCGATCAAGACAAGTAAAAATTATCGTGAAGCCGCTATTGCTTTGCAAAATGGCGGTTATGCAACTGATCCAGAGTATGCCGAAAAATTGATCGCCTTGATCGAGGAATTTCGACTAGATAAATTTGATAAATAA
- a CDS encoding response regulator transcription factor gives MNILIADDSPEMVQILSAYMKQAGFTVFPSFDGEAALDLFYTEKIDLAIIDWMMPKIDGIEVIKTIKSESPVKILMLTAKTTGEDEFLSLSSGADDFLTKPFHPQVLVLRVKKLLGVTELVTVKSLVIDPTKLSVWKNERSIDLTKKEIDLLLFFVKNRGTILSREQLLIGVWGMDYEGVARTVDTHIRRLREKIGDEIITTKRGVGYLIEKEN, from the coding sequence ATGAATATTTTGATTGCGGATGATAGCCCAGAAATGGTGCAGATTTTAAGTGCTTATATGAAACAGGCAGGGTTTACTGTCTTTCCTTCCTTTGATGGTGAAGCCGCACTTGATCTTTTTTATACAGAAAAAATAGATTTAGCGATCATCGACTGGATGATGCCGAAAATCGATGGTATCGAAGTAATCAAAACCATCAAATCAGAAAGTCCAGTTAAAATTCTGATGTTGACTGCTAAAACAACTGGTGAGGATGAATTTCTCTCTTTATCCAGTGGTGCAGACGACTTTCTCACAAAACCCTTTCATCCTCAAGTGTTAGTTTTGAGAGTCAAAAAATTACTCGGTGTGACAGAATTGGTCACGGTAAAAAGCCTTGTGATCGACCCGACTAAACTGAGTGTCTGGAAAAACGAACGATCAATCGATCTAACAAAAAAAGAAATCGATCTGCTGCTGTTTTTCGTCAAAAATCGCGGAACGATTTTAAGCCGGGAACAGCTTTTAATTGGTGTTTGGGGTATGGATTACGAGGGTGTCGCTCGTACTGTAGATACACATATTCGACGATTAAGGGAAAAAATCGGTGATGAGATCATCACAACAAAAAGAGGAGTTGGGTATCTCATTGAAAAAGAAAACTAG
- a CDS encoding rhodanese-like domain-containing protein — protein MFSFFNKTSIDLSELQQKLDMKSEIIDVREKSKFQAGHIPGAKNIPLSKIGSYSLKSEQPIYVICQSGLRSRQATKILRKKGIQAFNVKGGMSRWSGAVRGGKL, from the coding sequence ATGTTTTCATTTTTTAACAAAACATCGATCGATTTATCGGAACTTCAGCAAAAGCTAGACATGAAATCTGAAATCATTGATGTACGTGAGAAGTCAAAATTTCAAGCAGGGCATATACCTGGAGCTAAAAATATTCCACTGAGTAAAATCGGCTCATATAGCTTAAAAAGCGAACAGCCGATCTATGTCATCTGCCAATCAGGTTTAAGAAGCAGACAAGCGACGAAAATATTACGAAAAAAAGGCATACAAGCATTTAATGTCAAAGGTGGAATGAGCCGCTGGTCAGGTGCAGTTAGAGGAGGAAAATTATAA
- a CDS encoding endonuclease/exonuclease/phosphatase family protein: protein MKKKIKILFSILAAIIAIILIYVGYVYFSYSRIEDDVSIKVVQKAEHSSLTTNKEYRITTFNIGYGSYTPDYTFFMDGGKQSKAVSKESVRTNIDGVIETTKKIAPDFALFQEVDEKATRSRGVDEVQQINQSFKEHTSAFAVNYDSAFLMYPVLDPIGKSKSGILTLSNTEMESSTRYSLPIETNFNKFFDLDRAFTVSKIPVANGKSLMLYNVHLSAYIKDQKIQKEQVHKLFDHMEQEYKKGNYVVCGGDFNHDLLPSSTETFKNDPTEEYTWLQPFPKTELPENLRVAALSETKEAVPSVRNLDKPYEKGKSFVALIDGFIVSDNIENINGKVIDKEFQHSDHNPVEMTFKLK, encoded by the coding sequence ATGAAAAAAAAGATCAAGATACTGTTCAGTATACTTGCTGCAATTATCGCTATTATTTTAATCTATGTGGGGTATGTTTATTTCAGCTATTCAAGAATTGAAGATGATGTTTCGATTAAAGTGGTACAGAAAGCTGAACATTCAAGCCTAACTACAAACAAAGAATATAGAATAACTACATTCAATATTGGCTACGGCTCATATACACCTGATTATACATTTTTCATGGACGGTGGAAAGCAATCCAAAGCGGTAAGTAAGGAAAGTGTACGTACTAACATTGACGGTGTGATCGAAACGACAAAGAAAATCGCTCCTGATTTTGCTTTATTTCAGGAAGTAGATGAAAAAGCAACACGCAGCCGCGGAGTAGATGAGGTTCAGCAGATCAATCAGAGTTTTAAAGAACACACAAGTGCATTTGCAGTGAATTATGATTCCGCATTTTTAATGTATCCGGTGTTAGATCCAATCGGAAAATCGAAATCTGGGATTTTAACACTTAGTAATACAGAAATGGAAAGTAGTACACGTTACAGTTTACCGATCGAAACCAATTTTAATAAATTTTTTGATTTAGACCGAGCGTTTACGGTTTCTAAAATTCCAGTTGCAAACGGAAAATCATTGATGCTGTATAATGTTCATTTATCTGCATATATCAAAGACCAGAAAATTCAAAAAGAGCAAGTGCATAAGCTGTTTGATCATATGGAACAGGAATATAAAAAAGGAAATTATGTGGTTTGTGGAGGAGATTTTAATCATGATTTGCTTCCTTCCTCTACGGAAACGTTTAAAAACGATCCGACAGAAGAGTATACCTGGCTGCAGCCTTTTCCAAAAACAGAACTGCCCGAAAATCTTCGTGTAGCAGCATTGAGTGAAACCAAAGAAGCGGTACCTTCAGTTCGTAATTTAGACAAACCTTATGAAAAAGGCAAGTCATTTGTTGCGTTGATCGATGGCTTTATTGTGTCTGATAATATTGAGAATATCAATGGAAAAGTGATCGATAAGGAATTTCAACATTCAGATCATAATCCAGTTGAGATGACGTTTAAATTGAAATAA
- a CDS encoding MarR family winged helix-turn-helix transcriptional regulator: MNTLEDTLMNLQCELVAERNRTNPQGISWLQYDVLHLLDLEKELAPSKISILLGISRTKLSKALKELKTMYYIQQKPNEKDGRELRTVLTETGHQLLKDLDQGHQQLHQVANQVFTNEEQEQFSQLAEKFSNALKSERLKAHE; this comes from the coding sequence ATGAATACGCTTGAAGATACGTTAATGAATCTACAGTGTGAACTAGTTGCGGAAAGGAATAGGACAAATCCTCAAGGGATCAGCTGGCTTCAGTATGACGTTTTACATCTTCTTGATTTAGAAAAAGAGCTAGCGCCATCAAAAATCAGTATTTTACTTGGAATCAGTCGAACAAAGCTATCTAAGGCTTTAAAAGAGTTGAAGACCATGTATTATATCCAACAAAAACCAAATGAAAAAGATGGACGAGAATTACGAACGGTTTTAACTGAAACAGGTCATCAATTGCTTAAGGATCTCGACCAAGGGCATCAACAACTTCATCAAGTTGCCAACCAAGTATTTACCAATGAAGAACAAGAACAATTTTCACAGCTGGCTGAAAAATTCTCCAATGCGCTTAAATCAGAAAGGTTGAAGGCTCATGAATAA
- a CDS encoding iron chaperone, translating to MANLNEFTEKISNPDQRQRLNDLFNWIKGSFPQLETVIKWNQPMFTDHGTFIIGFSVSKKHMSVAPETATLAAFKEDIEKAGYEHTDNIFKITWAQEIDFALLKKIIDYNIQEKIDYTKFWRE from the coding sequence ATGGCAAATTTAAATGAATTTACAGAAAAAATCAGTAATCCAGACCAACGTCAGCGTTTGAATGATCTGTTTAACTGGATCAAAGGAAGTTTTCCGCAGCTAGAAACCGTCATCAAATGGAATCAACCGATGTTTACCGATCATGGGACATTTATTATCGGTTTTAGCGTTTCGAAAAAACATATGTCGGTCGCACCTGAAACCGCGACACTTGCCGCGTTCAAAGAAGACATCGAAAAAGCTGGATATGAGCATACAGATAATATCTTCAAAATCACTTGGGCCCAAGAAATCGATTTTGCCTTACTCAAAAAAATCATCGACTATAACATCCAGGAAAAAATCGATTACACAAAATTTTGGAGAGAATAG
- a CDS encoding FAD-dependent oxidoreductase codes for MRVVIIGGVAGGMSAATRLRRLSEDIEIIVLEKGPYVSFANCGLPYYVSGEITERSELILQTPEQLKKRFNIKVYTETEAVEIDRQNKTVQTNSKGKEETISYDQLILSPGAQPIVPEIEGLSQATNLHTLRNVPDVDKIVETVKREQPKQVVVIGAGFIGLEMAESLKHLEMDVTLVEAAPQILPPLDEEMAAFVEKELIQNGITVYKGAAASAFKDSGKIIELSTGETITSDFTILSIGVKPSSELAQAAGLETGLRDGILVDEAYRTSDPAIYAVGDAIVVKQQITGEAALISLASPANRQGRQVADVIMGVERKNQGSIGTAIVRVFNLAAASTGLSERQLRNDKIDYKVVHTTSKSHAGYFPGSQSIVMKLLFHPVSGKIFGAQAVGADGVDKRIDIIATAIKAGMTVIDLPELEFTYAPPFGSAKDPVNMIGYAAANILEGFSENIQYYELKAAIENGALLLDVRNPNELTNNGALPQAKNIPLDELRAHLDELPKNQEIIVSCQSGQRSYLAERILKNNGFTVKNLDGAFQLYSMIYPQEVIK; via the coding sequence ATGCGAGTAGTAATTATTGGTGGAGTAGCTGGCGGAATGTCTGCTGCGACTAGATTAAGAAGATTATCAGAAGATATCGAAATTATCGTCTTGGAAAAAGGGCCGTATGTTTCTTTTGCTAATTGCGGACTGCCTTATTATGTATCTGGAGAAATCACTGAGCGTTCAGAACTGATTTTACAAACTCCTGAGCAGCTGAAAAAGAGATTCAATATCAAGGTGTACACTGAAACAGAAGCAGTTGAAATCGACCGTCAAAATAAAACAGTTCAAACAAATTCTAAAGGAAAAGAAGAAACGATCAGTTATGACCAATTGATTTTATCCCCTGGAGCTCAACCGATAGTTCCTGAAATCGAAGGCTTGTCCCAAGCGACCAATCTACACACCTTGAGAAATGTCCCGGATGTCGACAAAATCGTCGAAACGGTGAAACGTGAACAGCCAAAGCAAGTGGTTGTCATTGGAGCTGGATTTATCGGTTTGGAGATGGCTGAAAGTCTAAAACATTTAGAAATGGACGTCACATTAGTAGAAGCAGCTCCACAAATTTTACCACCATTAGATGAAGAAATGGCCGCATTTGTTGAAAAAGAACTGATACAAAATGGGATCACTGTTTATAAAGGGGCTGCTGCATCGGCGTTCAAGGATTCTGGGAAAATAATTGAGCTAAGCACAGGAGAAACGATCACCAGTGACTTTACCATTCTGTCTATAGGAGTCAAACCTTCTAGTGAATTGGCGCAAGCTGCTGGTTTAGAGACAGGGTTACGTGACGGAATTCTTGTTGATGAAGCTTATCGTACAAGCGATCCTGCTATTTATGCTGTGGGTGATGCAATCGTTGTGAAACAGCAAATTACAGGCGAAGCTGCCTTGATTTCACTCGCTTCGCCAGCCAATCGTCAAGGAAGACAAGTAGCAGATGTGATTATGGGCGTTGAGCGGAAAAATCAAGGCAGTATTGGTACAGCAATTGTTCGTGTCTTTAACTTGGCAGCTGCAAGCACTGGTTTGAGTGAACGTCAATTACGTAATGATAAAATAGACTATAAAGTCGTTCATACTACATCAAAAAGCCATGCAGGCTATTTTCCGGGGAGCCAATCCATCGTAATGAAATTATTGTTCCATCCTGTTTCTGGGAAAATTTTTGGCGCTCAGGCCGTTGGAGCAGATGGTGTAGATAAACGAATCGACATTATTGCAACGGCGATCAAAGCTGGGATGACTGTGATCGATTTACCTGAATTAGAGTTTACTTACGCGCCACCATTTGGGTCAGCAAAAGATCCAGTCAATATGATCGGTTATGCTGCAGCAAACATTCTAGAAGGGTTTTCAGAAAATATTCAATATTATGAACTAAAAGCAGCGATCGAAAACGGCGCGTTGTTGCTTGATGTGAGAAATCCAAATGAGCTAACCAATAATGGAGCGCTACCACAAGCTAAAAATATTCCATTGGATGAACTGAGAGCGCATTTAGATGAATTACCTAAGAATCAAGAAATCATTGTGAGCTGTCAAAGTGGACAAAGAAGCTACTTAGCAGAACGAATCTTGAAAAATAATGGCTTTACCGTAAAAAATTTAGATGGTGCATTTCAGCTTTATAGCATGATTTACCCCCAGGAGGTTATTAAATAA
- a CDS encoding glycoside hydrolase, with amino-acid sequence MKKKFFITLLTTLTLSLAACQTPGIMQKQVQEKSSVNQELNKNKSYAKTDFSFDVDPETFAITITENNQKETVAQPQTTKRVTNLKKTTNEISWTYPDEHLQIAVKKEDEHLAISLTSLTDEDLTFNWPKIDAKNYTLPIAEGKMIPNDQKDWLAYFQQNNELAMSEAFSMSFFTANYEQFAASFVTDETFNSDLLAETSNHLAFEASHHFIGFDKNKTLNYRLYITENDPVAIAKTYQMDRIKTNNFKTLDDKEKENPEIKKMRGAIQIYYWNSRILTEEDINWSKLPEQVDEPIFQWIAELLSQYGEDGSAEYENALAAFKNNEGYQYEKNTLLNSLNYVLLYPQFFNKSIFKQPDETASKLIEKGIDTLSEQDRYTLNKHLLAGALQDLTPPLEQWGKETSVDVFKEMKNAGIENAWIGLPNWANGLMNPAMVKTAADQGYLIGPYDSYQSIQENASIDWNTASFPNEKLYEQATVTKKNGEKVAGFLGKGRKLNPTQIFPDVEERFIGIMQNKIPFNSWFLDTDAAGEIYNDYSPDHQTTQSEDVAGRLKRMDYFNKNGLVVGSEGGNDFASKEMVFSHGIETPVIMWSDPDMRENKESEYYVGSYAALDGGIPTKYKKTVPIKDEYKAIYTDPAYSLPLYKLVYNRSVITSHQWEWDSYKIKGQVAERRMKEYLYNTPPMFHLDKAAWDEHKQDISENAKIWAPFQKAALAHEMTDFTVLTQDRLVQKTQFGDDLVVIANFSDRNYDTDDVKVPDQTALIINHRQQTIIQVKE; translated from the coding sequence ATGAAAAAGAAATTTTTTATCACACTTTTAACCACGCTAACACTTTCATTAGCAGCTTGTCAGACGCCCGGAATAATGCAGAAGCAGGTACAAGAAAAAAGCTCAGTTAACCAAGAGCTAAACAAAAATAAATCTTATGCCAAAACTGATTTCTCATTTGACGTTGATCCTGAAACCTTTGCTATCACAATCACCGAAAACAACCAAAAAGAAACCGTTGCTCAACCTCAAACAACCAAACGAGTAACAAATTTAAAAAAAACGACTAACGAAATCAGCTGGACTTATCCAGATGAACACCTTCAAATCGCAGTAAAAAAAGAAGACGAGCACTTGGCTATTTCACTTACAAGTTTGACTGATGAGGACTTAACCTTCAACTGGCCAAAAATCGATGCTAAAAATTATACCTTACCCATCGCAGAAGGAAAAATGATCCCAAATGATCAAAAAGATTGGCTGGCTTATTTTCAACAAAACAATGAGTTAGCCATGAGTGAAGCTTTCTCCATGAGCTTTTTCACTGCTAACTATGAACAGTTTGCCGCAAGCTTTGTCACTGATGAAACCTTTAATAGTGATTTGCTCGCTGAAACAAGTAATCACCTAGCTTTTGAGGCCAGTCATCATTTTATCGGCTTCGACAAAAACAAAACCTTGAATTATCGCCTTTATATCACAGAAAATGACCCAGTTGCGATTGCCAAAACTTATCAAATGGATCGCATCAAGACAAATAATTTCAAGACATTAGACGACAAGGAAAAAGAGAATCCAGAAATCAAGAAAATGCGGGGAGCCATTCAAATTTATTACTGGAACAGCCGGATTTTAACTGAAGAAGATATTAACTGGAGCAAGCTTCCTGAACAAGTTGATGAGCCTATTTTTCAATGGATCGCTGAATTATTATCACAATATGGCGAAGATGGATCAGCAGAATACGAAAATGCTTTAGCTGCTTTCAAAAATAATGAAGGCTATCAGTATGAAAAAAACACCCTTTTAAATTCACTCAATTATGTTCTGCTTTACCCTCAATTTTTCAATAAGTCTATTTTTAAACAGCCGGATGAAACAGCTTCAAAACTGATTGAAAAAGGAATCGATACATTGAGTGAACAAGACCGTTATACATTAAATAAACATTTATTAGCTGGCGCTCTTCAAGACCTGACTCCCCCGCTTGAACAATGGGGCAAAGAGACATCCGTCGACGTCTTTAAAGAAATGAAAAATGCTGGGATAGAAAACGCTTGGATCGGTTTACCTAACTGGGCCAATGGCTTAATGAATCCTGCTATGGTAAAAACGGCAGCTGATCAAGGATATTTGATCGGTCCCTATGATTCGTATCAATCTATTCAAGAAAATGCCAGTATCGATTGGAATACCGCTTCTTTTCCCAATGAAAAACTCTATGAACAAGCAACTGTGACAAAGAAAAATGGCGAAAAAGTGGCTGGGTTTTTAGGCAAAGGTAGAAAGCTAAATCCAACGCAAATTTTTCCAGATGTTGAAGAACGCTTCATTGGTATTATGCAAAATAAGATTCCTTTCAACTCTTGGTTTCTAGATACAGATGCAGCTGGAGAAATTTACAATGACTACAGTCCTGATCACCAAACAACTCAAAGTGAAGATGTTGCTGGTCGTCTAAAAAGAATGGATTATTTCAATAAGAATGGATTAGTTGTCGGCTCAGAAGGAGGAAATGATTTTGCTTCAAAAGAAATGGTCTTCTCTCACGGAATCGAAACGCCTGTGATCATGTGGTCTGACCCGGATATGAGGGAAAATAAAGAGAGTGAATATTATGTGGGAAGCTACGCTGCTTTAGATGGCGGTATTCCAACAAAATATAAAAAAACCGTTCCGATCAAAGATGAATACAAAGCCATTTATACAGATCCAGCTTATTCACTCCCACTATATAAGCTTGTTTATAATCGCTCAGTCATTACTTCACATCAATGGGAATGGGATAGTTACAAAATCAAAGGACAAGTCGCTGAACGCCGTATGAAGGAATATTTATATAATACTCCGCCAATGTTCCACCTCGATAAAGCTGCGTGGGATGAACATAAACAGGATATCAGTGAAAATGCTAAAATTTGGGCACCATTTCAAAAAGCTGCTTTAGCACATGAAATGACCGACTTCACAGTCTTGACACAAGACCGTCTCGTACAAAAAACACAATTTGGAGATGATCTAGTAGTGATCGCTAATTTTTCTGATAGGAATTATGATACGGATGATGTCAAAGTGCCTGACCAAACAGCTCTGATTATCAATCATAGGCAACAAACAATTATTCAAGTAAAAGAATAA
- a CDS encoding helix-turn-helix domain-containing protein: MKEYGLVIREIRLSKGISQKELYNNLISKSYAIEFEKGRHDLSLELLEQVLDCAKNNS; encoded by the coding sequence ATGAAAGAATATGGACTGGTCATACGCGAGATCCGTTTATCTAAAGGTATTTCTCAAAAAGAATTATATAATAACCTGATTTCAAAATCTTATGCGATCGAATTTGAAAAAGGCCGTCATGATCTATCCTTAGAATTATTGGAGCAAGTCTTAGATTGCGCTAAGAATAACAGCTGA